The sequence acaaggatttgccctcagagcaggcagagagagagccttcccctagggccagtgccctaaattcagacctctagtctcctaaaggaaaccctggtggcgtagtggttaagtgctacagctgctaaccaaagggctggcagttcaagtctgccaggcgctccttggaaactctatggggcagttctactctggcctataatgtcgctatgagtcggaatcgactcgaaggcactggggttttggtagtctcctaaaatgtgagagggaggaagatgtggcagtctacttccaaagctttacagccttggaaatcctatgggcagttctactctgtcctatagggtcactatgagtcggagtcaactcgatggcaatgggtttggttttttggtttaacctgggagaaaataaatttgttaaactactcacttgtggtatttctgttccagcagcactaagaaactaaaacaGACCCCAACCTTCATTGACTAAGGGGAGGGAGGTGACAGCAGATCTGGGAGTTTGGTCCACACCAGTTCTGAGGACCTCAGAGGAAGAGAAGCAGACACTCAGTTTTGGAATCCGAAAGCCAGACTCCCAGCAGCTATGAAGTTGAGATGCGAGTGGAAGTAGAAGCAAAGAGGATGGCTATAGGACTAGCAGATATTTGGAAGAGAGAGGGGGCTGCACCGAGCCCTACCTCTCAACTCTCCACCCTGGAAGAACTGACAGCACAGCCCCTCACTGGAGCAGACAAAGTGGCACAGGTCTTGCTGCGCATGTGGGTACCCATACGTGCACATACCAGGGAAGATGTTTCAAATCTCAGCCTTTGTGCCAGGAAGCGTTCCTGGCAGTTGGGGTAGAAAAGGAAGTGGAGGAAGGTGGAGGATGTGACCCAGTAGAGTCTCAACACACTCCTCCCCATACCCTCCCCACCATCCAGGCTAGGCCCACAAGCCTCCCTGTGCTGACCTGGGCCTCTCCATCTCTCTGCTCTTGGGAATTGGGTAAGAATCAAGGTGAGCTAGACAAGTCTGGGTGGCCACCACTTGCTAGGTGGAAAGCAGGGGCCAGGGGAGCGCTGACGTGAGTTTTCCTGAGCACTGAGGTGACAGACCTTTGGCAGAGCTGGAGCTTCGACAGCACTCAGGCAGGGTAAAGATTTCCATTTATGAAGTTTAAATTTATAGGCGTTGTGAAGTAAGGATCTTCAGGGAAAAGTTTTGCTAACCGATAAAATATTTCCAAGAACCGAAGCGTATGGTAGTTGGAAACAATCTCCTACATGATAAACTGAAAATTCCAAAACTGTTTACAATCCGACCTCAGCTACCCCACCCCCAACAGTCATCTATCTCCAGACCCACTGGGATCCTTCCAGTTCCCTGAACAACCCCGCTCCAGCACTTTTCCACCTCCCTGCCTTTGTTTACAGCCTCCAACTGGATAAGACATTCTTAACAATAGCCAACATTAAAAAGTTCACTCTGTGTCCAACAAGGTACATTGCATCATTTAATGCTCCCAGCAACACTATGAAGTATTATTCTGCTAATTTTACACGAGttaactgaagctcagaaaggtcACATGACTTGTTTGTAAGGGGCACAGCTAGGATTCATGCCCAGGTGTCTGGTTTCAGGGCCTGAACTTCCAACCACAACACTGTGTCTACCACACTGGTGCCTGCTGGGCTCTCCTCCAggaataaagagagagaaagccacctTTCTTGGCTTTAAGGAGCTCTGAGTACAGCAGAGACCATGCCCATTCAGCGTCTGAAGCTTTAATCATATGTTATGAGATACTGGGAAGGCAGGGGCAGGACTACCTGTGCGGCAGCACTACAACTTCTAGccactgaaaacaaacaaaaaaaccctactgCAGTGGAacagactctgactcacggcaacctgaagtgtgtcagagtagaactatgctccatacggttttcggtggctgtgattttttcgaagtagatcactaggtctttcttccaagctacctttcagttagtagctgcatacttaaccatttgtgccactaggGACTCCAGCCACTGAAAGGCACCCCCCTTTTACAAGTTACCCCGATTTGACTGTCTAGCCAACCAAATGTTTCCAGAGACCAGCTGCAGACAACATACAGTCGGGAACCAGACAGTTATGGTGGAAGACAGCAGGGAAAGGCAGAGCCTGCATCCTGCACATTAGGAGAAAAGGAAGCAAGTAAGCCAGCCAGTGTAGGCTCAAGTGGAGGCAGAGGAGGAAAAAGGAATGTGCCAGAGTCTGGAGACCAGAAGCTGATCTGGCCTGAGCCAAGGACTCTGAGGTAGAGGTTATAAGCACAGTAAGTCACGTGAAGGTGCTGGTTACTGTTActgcgggtgggggtggggtgggaaatgGGTAGGGTAAGGGTGGCTCTTTATGGAATGGTACTATCTGTAGGGTTTCATCTTTCAGGAGATGACCTGTACACCCTGTTTTTCAAGAGGCTGTAGCTTGAGAACCCTTATTTTGATGTTGGGGAGGATGGGAAGGGCACTTACCTGGATACATTGGTTGTTGCTGTCTGCTACCACTATGCGGCCACTACTGGCTGCTGATACACCCTGTAAATTGGTGAATTCACCTTTCTCCCGTCCGCGGCTGCCTATAAGGATGGGAGAGCaagggaaacaaaaaaattcactcAAGAGGTCATTCTGAGCCTCACTTCCCAATTGACCCTTGCCTGAGCCAACCCCATTCTGTCTCCACCCCCGGCCAGCTGTACCAACGCGGAAGACGAGCTCGTCCTCAATAGGGTTGTCCTTCCGTTTGCCGCCTGTGCTGTACATGGAGCTGGGCCTACGCACCGCCTTCTGCCGCACGTGGCTGCCCGGGCCGCCGGGTGACTTGACTCGGCGCTTGACATCGTCCGGGGAAGGTGGCAGGTCCCCAGGGTGCAGGGCACGCACGCGGAAGGGGCTGCCACGCACTGGCTGTCCGTAGAGCAGCACAGAGAGGAGCAGCTCACCCTCGGTGCGTGCGGTGTACACTAGCTCGTACGTGCCATTGTTGTGGTCCACCACAGGCACAGGAAGGCGTGAGCCGTCAGGTCCCGTGATCTCTGCGTGCAGCTCCGCACTGCCAGTGCGCACCAGCCGTCCGTCCTTGTCTTTGGTAGTGACGGTGAGCGAGGCAGGTTGGCCCACTAGCGCCTGACGCAGGCCCTCACCCGTGGCCACCGTCTCGTGTGCAGTGGCGCTCGTGGTGAGCAGCGCACCCACATTGAGCACTGATCGCCGCAGCCCATCGACCTCAAGGACCAGTTCCAGCTGCGAGTTCTCATGCGGCCGCTCTGGGAAAGCCTGCGCAGCCAAAGCTGCCAGGCGCTCTCGCATGTGTTTGCGCACAAGCAGCACCTCCGGGGCGGAACCTAGGCGCAAGGCCTGCTCTGCGAAGCTGCAGCTACTGCCGATGTGCTCCTGACCCTGGCGCAGTGTGTCTAACTGGGACTGCAACACCTGaggagggagatgggagggctgGGTGGGGACTGGCACAGACGGGATCTCTGGGATTCCTGGTGAGCTGCAGTGCTGTGGCATGGCAGAGGGTGGGAGCGGACAAGGAACACAGATGACAAGAAACACGGACTCCCGCAGCACCTGTGGGCCCATGTCTAGAGGCCGAAAGTATAGCCTGGGGAAAGAGGCACACAGGTGTGGGAAGCAGAGGGAGCAATGGAGGCAATAAGGCCATCCCATAAGGAACAGCTGCAGGGAGGGGTGGACACACGCACCTTCTGCTTGGCTCCAAAAATGGCCTCCAGGTCGCTGACCAGAGCCTGCTTGCGCTGCTGGAGCACTTGTTCCAGGTCCTCAAAGGCTGCGCTTATCTGTGCCAGGGCCTCTGCCTTGCGCTCTTGCAGCTGCTGGCTGATGCCCCCGACTAAGGCAATAGCTGCAGACAGCTGTGGCAGTCTGGGAAGGGGAAGCATCTCACACAGGGGTTGCTGCAGGGCACCCTCACCAAACCATCCCTTCTCCCTGGGAACCCAAATGGTGCTCTCCTGGAGAGTCCTTGGCCAGGACCTCCCTGCCCTcctcaggccttcctcctcaCAACCAGGGTCTCTCTCCTGCCCTACTGAGACACCATCCCAAGGCCCCCACCTGCCGCCTACCTGCCGCGCACTGCTTCAAGCTGGCGCTGCAGGGCTGCCTTGTGCTGCTCCACCACGTCCCGCAGCAACACCGTGCCGTGCTCCCGATGCTCCCCTGCGCGGCACTCGCCACACATGGCTGTCTCACAGGCTTCACAGTAAAACTCCATCGTCTGGGGGAGCAAGGACGCCAGTCAGGTGACAGCTGCACACCCAACTTCTCTGCCTCTTCCCACCCCATCTGCCCTCCCTGCCCGTCATCTTCCAGGTGTGCCCCCTACCTGGAACGGTAATCTGGAGTAACACCCTCTCACCCACAGCCATTTGGCCCCCCCACGCCTCTcatcccccacccaccccaagtCCTGGCCTCACTGGGCCTGCTTGGGCCCACCTTGCCTTCATGGTTGGGGCAGGAGAGGGGGCGGCCAGCCACAGCACTGAGGGGGTGGGGGTCCTCGGGGTTGTGGGCCCCATCAGGTGCCTGCTGCATGGCCTCCATGAGGCTGCTGATGAAGAAGTTGTTCTGCAGTGCCGAGACGCCCTGCTCAGGGAGGATAGACGTCTGCCGGCACACCGGACAGGACAGCGTCAGGCTCTGGGCAGGGATGTAGTTCTGGAGGCATCTGTCCCAGGACGAGGGGGAGTTAGAGCTGGGAGAGGGGATGGGATGGGCCAGCATACCCCACCTCACACCTCCTATATGGTACACCCCTCTCTTCACAGGCATGCCTTTACACTTTATTTTGAAACCTCTCTAGTTGATACACGATCCTTTCTGCCAGTACGTGTAAAAAGCCTCATCCCTGAGTAGAAACACATCCCTGACCACTCTCAGAAGAGCAAACATATCTGCATTCCTCAGTGGCACAAACACAGGTTCACCTTTCACAGGTGTTTATAAAGCCTTCTCACAGAGAATATTCAACTAGCTCCCCTTTCATTGAttcattaaacatttaccagctgACTATACTTGCCAAATTTGTGCCAAGCTTTGGGGATACAACAATAAGGCACAGTGCCTGCCCTTAAAATACTTCCAGTCTACAGAGTCAAAAAAGTCACAGAAATAGAGAATTTAGAGTGTGAATAGTGTAATGATTAAGGCCATGTGTCCTGGGGCTAGGCTGCTTGGGTTCAACTCCCAGGTCGGCCATTTACTACACTGTGATCCTGGACCAGTTACTTAACTTTTATGAGGTAAGGATTCTTCCTTTGTAAGATGGAGACCATATAAACCTCACAGGGTATTGGAGGATTAAATGTAAAGTACATAGAACCAAGCctggtttaatgagaaattaatttgctctgtaaactttcatctaaagtacaataaaatttttttaaaaaagaagcaagCCTGACTCACAGAAAGCAGTATATAATGTAGgcttttaatattatttattattgatATAAGGAATACACTTGATGCAGTGACAAAGAAATGCATAGAAGTGGTATCTAGGCCACCATGGGTGGAGAGGGTGGCCAGGAAAGGCTTCACATGGAGGTGACGTAGCCAAATTTTCATGGATAACTGATTGTTAGCCTGACTACGGAAAAGCACAGGGAAAGGGGGAAAGGTGTTCCAGATACAAGAGGTGGCAAGAAGCAGCATAGTATGCTGAAGACGAAGTCCAAGgcaagaaaatgtaaaaaattcTGGAGAGGGAAGCAGAAGCCAGCTCACGGGGTCTCATGGGCCACTCCAAAGAGTTTAGAAATTATCCCAACAGCAATAGGGAGCCACAGGAGAGTGGCATGCCAGGCTGACATTTTATAAAGCAGACAGGGGACAGTGgaatcatcattgtcatcatccagttcccatttattaaatatttaggtgccaggtgctgtgctttGTGCTTTACTgtatgttattatttattttacacaAATATGATTAAATAACTTCCTGCATCttattttcttattaaacaatattcttttttaaaattcgtTTATATAAACCAGTATCTCTATATCTCACCCAATCACTTCTAATGCTACTGTAAATATTCATTTTTCCACAATAGTAGACGTTactatctttaaatattttttgaaattctgATTTGTGTAAagtgatttttctcatttttactttAATTTGTATTAGCCTGAATATTAGGGAGGTTGAGCATTTTGTCATACACACATAAGCTAGCTGGATTTGTTCTATTAACTGCCTACTCTGAGTTTACATTTATTCTTAACAATTCTCTAAGGTAGTGAAATCTATCTCCTTTTTCTAGAAAAGGAAATGGGCTCTGAAAGGGTGAGCTGTCCAAGGTAACAGAACTAGGAAGCACTggagcctggattcaaatcccaggcAAAGTCATGCAATAGTATTGGCAAGAGGTGGGGAGGACCTGCATTTGGGCAGTAGCAACAAAGACTACAAGGTAGGTACagatttgagaaatatttaagaGGTAAAGCCAGTAGGAGGTGTTGTCTGGTTACACATAGGGAGTGAGACAGATGAGTCTTCGTTGACTCCCAGATTACTAGTTTAGGTGACTGAGTGGATGGTGGTGACACTCACTAACATAAGAAACATAGAAACGTAAGTAGCTTTTTGGGTAAGATGAGTTCAGTCTTGTCCTCGCTGAGTTTACCATACCAGTGTGACATCAGGTGGAGGAGACCAGCAGACAGTTGGAGAGAAGGCAGGCTAGAGATAGAGATGGGGGTTCTGTAGGCATTTAGATGGTTTCTGTAGTCATGGGGGAGGATAAGGTCAGCCAAGGAGGGATACAGAGTGAGAAGAGAGCAGGACAGAGCACTCAGCCAATTCTGAATGAGGACAGCAAAGAGGAACaggcagagaggaaggaggagagacagCAGCAGGGAAGAAAGTGAATAGTGTATTTCCGGAAGGAGCGAAGAATAGTCATCAACGTCAAAAGAAGATGAGGAGTCAGGTAAGGTAAGGACTGGAAATGTCCACTGAATTTGGCAAATGTGAGGGCACTTTGTAAGGGAAACAGTGTCAGTAGAGTGGTGGGGTAAAGAAGTTAGAGTAAATGGTAGCTTAGAAGTATGAATGAGAAGCGGGTTGAGGGATTGGATGACAACTAGAGGGGGAGAACAAAAGAGagtttttctttgtgtgttttaAATGGAAATCTTGCATGTGTTCATAAATTGAGAAGGAACCAGTAGAGAGGGAGAGGTGGAGGAGACTAGAAGACTGATGGGACAGGTCTTTAGGATGGGGACAAGAGTTGGCTCAGGTTGGCCTGAAGAGGAGAGGACCCCATCCTCTAAATGAAAGGAAGGGGGAAGGGGTGAAGGTGGGTGTAGATAAGCAAGGGGCTGGGgagatgaaagagagagagagaattcctAACATTGCCTCAGACAAGATCAGCTGCTGAACATAAAGGAGGGAGAATCTAAGGATAATGGTGACTGTTAGGATTAGTCACTCAGGGGAGGAGAGGAAGCTTACCAGAAACAGAGAATTAGGACTGAGGGCAGCTGTGTGTGTGGAAACCATAAATTTATGGAGGGAAGATCCGAATTGTATAAACTCTCCCATATCCTCAATCTCTTCTCTGAACG comes from Elephas maximus indicus isolate mEleMax1 chromosome 7, mEleMax1 primary haplotype, whole genome shotgun sequence and encodes:
- the TRIM3 gene encoding tripartite motif-containing protein 3, with translation MAKREDSPGPEVQPMDKQFLVCSICLDRYRCPKVLPCLHTFCERCLQNYIPAQSLTLSCPVCRQTSILPEQGVSALQNNFFISSLMEAMQQAPDGAHNPEDPHPLSAVAGRPLSCPNHEGKTMEFYCEACETAMCGECRAGEHREHGTVLLRDVVEQHKAALQRQLEAVRGRLPQLSAAIALVGGISQQLQERKAEALAQISAAFEDLEQVLQQRKQALVSDLEAIFGAKQKVLQSQLDTLRQGQEHIGSSCSFAEQALRLGSAPEVLLVRKHMRERLAALAAQAFPERPHENSQLELVLEVDGLRRSVLNVGALLTTSATAHETVATGEGLRQALVGQPASLTVTTKDKDGRLVRTGSAELHAEITGPDGSRLPVPVVDHNNGTYELVYTARTEGELLLSVLLYGQPVRGSPFRVRALHPGDLPPSPDDVKRRVKSPGGPGSHVRQKAVRRPSSMYSTGGKRKDNPIEDELVFRVGSRGREKGEFTNLQGVSAASSGRIVVADSNNQCIQVFSNEGQFKFRFGVRGRSPGQLQRPTGVAVDTNGDIIVADYDNRWVSIFSPEGKFKTKIGAGRLMGPKGVAVDRNGHIIVVDNKSCCVFTFQPNGKLVGRFGGRGATDRHFAGPHFVAVNNKNEIVVTDFHNHSVKVYSADGEFLFKFGSHGEGNGQFNAPTGVAVDSNGNIIVADWGNSRIQVFDSSGSFLSYINTSAEPLYGPQGLALTSDGHVVVADAGNHCFKAYRYLQ